The proteins below come from a single Cryptococcus gattii WM276 chromosome D, complete sequence genomic window:
- a CDS encoding Hypothetical Protein (Similar to TIGR gene model, INSD accession AAW43152.1) — protein MGKGKGKSLSKPSDSGDSSEEIEHPIPNGQRIVVGHFMLGNTYPFQPEDWEKVFSLAQDTSLDGLALNIGPEEWQLSQAQSAYSILSTRPTPSDARPLKLFLSLDMNVLPFSPLELSTLVIKVISSGLHSQLKWGGKVLLSTFSGHSLGDDGWVDVLRIVERGLGEEVTFWPAFFMPPEDFLNKSYVDGAFAWNNAWPMGNHTINIENDRPFLESRIPYMAALSPLFFTHYGTEGEFGWNKNWIYRSDDLLLPSRFLSLLSLPNSRSPSIVQLISMNDYGESHNLFPVMGAQPGSEAWTSGMDHEGLRWISKYFLQRWRDGKGEVEGVEKVKLVLWYRTKPAVMEAEDSVGRPRNADWAQDLINLFIIIPSSSSSSHYMLRIRNGPNLHQRHLPGGKLSLLTVPFVLGQVTYEIIRDEKIIVQGEGKAIEAEGAWNFNMWSGGFF, from the exons ATggggaaagggaaagggaagtCTTTAAGTAAACCATCCGACAGTGGAGATTCAAGTGAGGAAATAGAGCATCCTATTCCAAATGGGCAGCGGATAGTTGTAGGCCATTTCATG CTAGGGAACACATACCCCTTTCAGCCCGAAGACTGGGAAAAGGTTTTTAGTCTTGCGCAAGACACTTCTCT TGATGGCTTGGCCCTAAATATAGGCCCAGAGGAATGGCAACTTTCTCAGGCACAATCAGCTTACAGTATCCTCTCGACACGACCCACCCCATCCGATGCACGACCCCTCAAGCTCTTCTTGTCTCTAGACATGAATGTTCTacctttctctcctttAGAACTGTCAACACTTGTTATCAAAGTCATTTCCTCTGGACTACACTCGCAACTTAAATGGGGCGGGAAGGTGTTGCTGAGCACATTTTCCGGGCACTCTCTAGGTGATGATGGCTGGGTGGATGTTCTACGTATTGTAGAAAGGGGACTGGGAGAGGAAGTGACATTTTGGCCTGCCTTCTTTATGCCTCCAGAAGATTTTTTGAATAAAAGTTATGTTGATGGCGCTTTTGCATGGAACAATGCTTG GCCGATGGGTAACCATACCATTAATATTGAAAATGACCGCCCGTTCTTGGAGAGCAGGATACCGTACATGGCAGCGTTATCtccactcttcttcactcATTATGGTACTGAAGGAGAATTCGGCTGGAATAA GAACTGGATTT ATCGGTCGGATGATCTCCTTTTGCCCTCTCGatttctttctcttctctcacTTCCTAATTCTCGCTCACCCTCCATCGTACAGCTTATCTCTATGAATGACTACGGTGAATCACACAACCTCTTTCCGGTTATGGGTGCCCAACCTGGGTCAGAAGCATGGACTTCAGGTATGGATCACGAGGGTTTGAGATGGATAAGCAAATACTTCTTGCAGAGATGGAGAGATGGGAAGGGAGAAGTAGAAGGTGTAGAAAAAGTGAAGCTTGTGCTATGGTACAGAACAAAGCCAGCTGTAATGGAAGCTGAAGATTCTGTAGGAAGACCTCGTAATGCCGACTGG GCACAAGACTTGATTAATCTTTTTATCATCAttccctcatcctcatcgtcttctCATTATATGCTTCGAATCCGGAATGGCCCCAATCTCCATCAACGCCATCTTCCCGGTGGAAAGCTTAGCCTTTTGACCGTCCCTTTTGTACTTGGTCAAGTTACGTACGAAATCATAAGGGATGAGAAGATAATTGTTCAGGGCGAAGGGAAGGCAATTGAGGCAGAAGGGGCATGGAATTTCAATATGTGGAGTGGTGGATTCTTTTGA
- a CDS encoding Regulatory associated protein of mTOR, putative (Similar to TIGR gene model, INSD accession AAW43154.1) has product MTQYGETPSLPYARDESSTSQVQSAYPAYPAETYEHQEAFEDEEDDFSADVDVGAALQYWTALRHMGGKGKQKEDSEEDKTSKSPWRLRSKLKTVTAGLFICLNLGVDPPDIVKTNPCAKTECWIDPTQLPAPKAIDAIGRNLHQQFETLNPKVKYKAFLDPSIEDTKKNCISMRKTTKDERVVFYYNGHGVPRPTPSGEIWVFNKNYTQYIPVSLYDLQEWLGSPCIYIWECSAAGNILNNFMKSAERRDAEARHAAAQAGHEDLPRTSYTEALHLAACKANQILPMSPDLPADLFTCCLTSPIETALRHFVLQDPLPRNTGLSPDDPRSRITVDLAMRIPGDLKDRRTPLGELSWIFTAVTDTIAWLSFPRDMFNKLFRQDLLVAALFRNFLLAQRIMSAYHCTPTSIPEIPDTHNHPLWESWDLAVDACLAQLPGIFDQLGEPEPGKPLTIPPGMYKPSTFFAQHLQAFEVWLQHGATVPNKRAARNRNEVVPRSPPEQLPIVLQVLLSQSHRLRALILISRFVDLGPWAVHLSLSIGIFPYVQKLLASPAIELKPVLIYIWARILAIDQSCQIDLLRDSGFTYFTQILAAYPQQGSLVIPNANEHRAMSAFILSILCRDFRQGQTACLNTHVFDACVARLHEDDWLLKTWCLLCVGQLWADYDEAKALFWQSQRQGELLSALRSTSVEVRAAALYAFGTLLGASAISIETPAKGGGGTGAQIGLSDVQQLELEAGVAFACMMSVKEDASPLVRKELVVVISCVVREWRGWLVCAAWVYYEQEAALVAMEDDKPMPKDVVSDTLEQWTMNEDKHPEEHQHNLTLLSSFKVLFETLLDLSVDPHTEVALTASTVVDYIIALLMDSPFVRVEGSAIRSLIKQHSRPRNPPRQASTGHFERHKLSHLNGVPPTLTRASSHHDKSAADSIPSLKRNSSVANALRSLASMTGFSAPETPSEEPPSTEPRQEIPTAPDLSTSAYISPYPETGHERVQPDSHSTSTSGTGRKPSSLKYLNTHMNTRSSLGILPPRLDQTPVEAYQILEALTREDMERLRMRRMRGRDAGGDVDGRYGNNGLPRSTDLGLGMVAKEVKDDVLPLRSGYFDWAMDYFRTPQMKAPDADEPGSQTYNEQAWKHQRNEQMVERSRASEEFAATHSWNLEAGTLHNDAWPLQLAFHSYDPVLAVTDDTDKICVWDWQNKVKLNKFSNQNIGGSSISSIHFVNEMASSLMLTASTEGSIRIFRDYEIPGETALASTFRAVSETYPVAHSSGLLTAWEQQKGHLLVGGDMKVVRLWDATVERHLRDIATQAGSNLTAISSDEPDGNVFVAGFGDGVVRLFDKRAEDAGEVVLRTWRQHKIWIQSVHLQKGSMRELVTGSMDGEVRVWDVRKPDEPLYTLPRRNEGLMALAVHTGAPVLARTTAITPYSTKQDLEITGFKNPLQPQRLAKISIPVPPAYNTPRHRAVDFLPSSASLVFHPVEMVVAAGGFDTSGTVKLYRCPAPDLPLGGNWDQSNGVVNGYLY; this is encoded by the exons ATGACCCAGTACGGAGAGACTCCATCCCTCCCGTACGCCCGCGACGAAAGCTCGACGTCTCAAGTCCAGTCGGCCTATCCGGCTTATCCCGCCGAAACTTACGAACATCAGGAAGCAtttgaggatgaggaggatgatTTCTCAGCCGATGTCGATGTCGGGGCTGCACTGCAGTACTGGACTGCTTTAAGGCATATGGGTGGTAAAGGAAAGCAAAAAGAGGATTCAGAAGAGGACAAAA CGAGCAAATCGCCTTGGCGTCTCAGGTCAAAGCTAAAAACCGTGACAGCTGGTCTGTTCATTTGCTTGAATCTTGGAGTTGATCCGCCCGACATCGTCAAGACCAATCCATGTGCTAAGACGGAATGCTGGATCGACCCGACGCAGTTGCCGGCACCCAAGGCTATAGATGCCATTGGCAGAA ATCTGCATCAACAATTTGAGACTTTAAATCCCAAGGTCAAATACAAGGCG TTCCTTGATCCGTCTATCGAAGACACCAAGAAGAATTGCATCAGCATGAGGAAAACCACCAAGGACGAACGAGTGGTCTTCTACTATAACGGGCATGGGGTCCCTCGTCCAACTCCTTCAGGAGAAATCTGGGTGTTCAATAAAA ACTATACCCAATACATTCCCGTAAGCTTGTATGACTTGCAAGAATGGCTTGGATC GCCATGTATCTACATTTGGGAATGCTCAGCGGCCGGTAACATCCTCAACAACTTTATGAAGTCTGCTGAACGTCGTGACGCAGAGGCTCGTCATGCTGCCGCTCAAGCTGGTCATGAAGATCTCCCCCGTACCTCCTACACTGAAGCACTCCATCTCGCAGCTTGCAAAGCCAATCAGATCCTACCCATGTCACCTGACCTCCCTGCTGATCTCTTTACCTGTTGCCTTACGTCTCCTATCGAAACTGCTCTCCGTCATTTTGTTCTTCAGGATCCTTTACCGAGAAACACTGGCTTGAGTCCTGATGACCCAAGGTCAAGGATAACAGTGGACCTTGCAATGAGGATACCGGGTGACTTGAAGGATAGGAGGACACCATTGGGAGAGCTGAGCTGGATATTTACCGCTGTGACAGATACGATCGCATGGTTGTCATTCCCTAGGGACATGTTTAACAAACTCTTCCGACAAGATCTTCTCGTGGCTGCTCTGTTCCGCAATTTCCTCCTGGCTCAAAGAATTATGTCGGCTTACCATTGCACACCTACATCAATCCCAGAAATCCCGGACACACATAATCATCCGCTCTGGGAATCATGGGATCTAGCCGTCGACGCATGTCTCGCGCAGCTTCCTGGAATATTTGATCAACTGGGTGAACCTGAGCCAGGAAAGCCTTTGACAATTCCTCCTGGAATGTACAAACCATCGACCTTCTTCGCCCAACATCTACAAGCATTTGAGGTCTGGCTGCAACACGGCGCCACAGTTCCAAACAAACGAGCAGCTCGGAATCGCAATGAAGTTGTTCCTCGGTCACCACCAGAGCAACTCCCCATTGTTTTGCAGGTTCTGCTTTCTCAATCCCATCGTTTACGAGCCCTTATTCTTATCTCACGATTCGTCGATCTCGGCCCTTGGGCCGTTCATTTGTCACTTTCGATCGGTATCTTTCCCTACGTCCAGAAACTTCTTGCTTCTCCGGCCATTGAGTTAAAACCGGTTTTGATCTACATTTGGGCACGAATCTTGGCCATCGACCAGTCATGTCAAATCGACCTCTTGCGTGATTCTGGCTTCACCTATTTCACTCAAATCCTTGCTGCCTACCCTCAACAAGGCTCTCTGGTCATCCCCAATGCCAATGAACATCGTGCCATGTCGGCTTTCATTCTAAGTATACTCTGTCGCGACTTTAGGCAAGGACAGACGGCGTGCCTCAATACTCACGTTTTTGATGCTTGCGTTGCGCGATTGCACGAGGACGATTGGCTGTTGAAGACCTGGTGTCTTCTTTGCGTTGGCCAGCTCTGGGCTGATTACGACGAGGCAAAAGCACTGTTTTGGCAGTCTCAGCGACAGGGCGAGCTCCTCTCTGCTCTACGAAGCACATCTGTGGAAGTACGTGCCGCGGCTCTGTATGCCTTTGGTACTCTTTTAGGCGCATCAGCCATCTCGATTGAGACTCCTGCAAAGGGAGGGGGCGGAACTGGCGCCCAAATCGGTCTTTCTGACGTTCAACAGTTAGAGTTGGAGGCCGGTGTCGCATTCGCGTGTATGATGTCTGTCAAAGAGGATGCTAGCCCTTTGGTCCGTAAAGAGCTGGTTGTCGTAATCAGCTGCGTAGTGCGAGAATGGAGGGGTTGGCTGGTCTGCGCCGCTTGGGTGTACTACGAGCAGGAGGCGGCCTTAGTTGCCATGGAAGACGACAAGCCCATGCCCAAGGATGTGGTATCAGATACGCTTGAACAATGGACAATGAACGAGGACAAGCATCCTGAAGAGCATCAGCACAACTTAACGCTGCTTAGCAGCTTCAAGGTGCTTTTTGAGACACTATTGGACTTGTCTGTGGACCCTCATACAGAGGTTGCCTTAACAGCGTCTACTGTGGTTGATTATATCATCGCCCTTCTTATGGACTCACCTTTCGTCCGAGTGGAAGGCTCGGCCATTCGCAGCCTCATCAAGCAACATAGCCGACCACGAAATCCCCCTCGTCAGGCTTCTACTGGTCATTTTGAAAGACACAAGTTATCCCATCTTAATGGTGTACCGCCCACTCTCACCAGAGCCAGTTCACACCATGACAAATCTGCGGCTGATAGCATTCCATCCCTAAAACGAAACAGTTCTGTGGCCAACGCTCTAAGGAGTCTTGCATCCATGACCGGCTTCAGTGCTCCTGAAACTCCTTCTGAAGAGCCACCGTCCACTGAACCCCGACAAGAAATTCCTACTGCTCCTGATCTTTCCACTTCGGCCTACATTTCACCTTACCCTGAAACCGGGCATGAGCGTGTCCAGCCTGACTCTCATTCTACTAGCACTTCTGGCACCGGCCGCAAACCTTCTTCGCTGAAATACCTCAACACTCACATGAACACCCGCTCTTCGCTTGGAAtccttcctcctcgacTCGATCAAACGCCTGTTGAAGCATACCAGATTCTCGAGGCGCTTACGAGAGAGGATATGGAGCGTTTGAGaatgaggaggatgagaggCAGAGATGCTGGTGGAGACGTGGATGGACGTTACGGAAATAACGGTTTGCCGAGATCGACAGATTTAGGACTGGGGATGGTTGCTAAGGAAGTCAAGGATGATGTATTACCGCTAAGGAGCGGATACTTTGACTGGGCAATGGACTACTTTAGAACACCCCAGATGAAG GCGCCAGATGCGGATGAGCCGGGTAGTCAGACTTATAATGAACAGGCATGGAAACATCAGAGAAATGAGCAGATGGTCGAGAGGAGTCGGGCAAGTGAAGAGTTTGCTG CCACTCACTCATGGAATTTGGAAGCCGGGACATTGCATAATGACGCGTGGCCTCTTCAACTGGCGTTCCATTCTTATGACCCTGTTTTAGCGGTCACTGACGACACTGACAAGATCTG CGTTTGGGACTGGCAAAATAAAGTCAAACTCAATAAGTTCAGCAATCAAAATATCGGGGGAAGCAGTATCTCGTCAATACATTTCGTTAACGAGATGGCATCATCTTTAATGCTAACAGCGTCGA CGGAAGGAAGCATTCGTATCTTCCGTGACTACGAGATACCTGGCGAAACGGCACTCGCATCAACCTTCCGCGCCGTCTCCGAGACCTATCCTGTCGCTCATAGCAGCGGTCTGCTTACGGCCTGGGAACAGCAAAAGGGGCATCTACTCGTTGGAGGTGACATGAAGGTCGTAAGATTATGGGATGCTACTGTGGAGAGGCATCTTCGA GATATTGCTACGCAAGCTGGATCTAATCTTACTGCCATCTCTTCTGACGAGCCAGACGGCAACGTGTTCGTTGCAGGCTTTGGTGATGGTGTCGTTAGACTGTTTGATAAGCGTGCAGAAGATGCTGGCGAAGTGGTATTGAGGACTTGGAGACAGCATAAAATCTGGATTCAGAGTGTGCATTTGCAAAAAGGAAGCATGAGAGAATTGGTCACTGGAAG CATGGACGGTGAAGTCAGAGTCTGGGATGTGAGGAAGCCAGACGAGCCGCTATATACATTACCGCGCAGAAATGAAGGCTTAATGGCTTTGGCTGTGCACACTGGTGCTCCTGTGCTTGCGCG GACCACGGCAATCACACCATATTCAACCAAACAAGACCTCGAAATCACCGGCTTCAAGAATCCACTGCAGCCCCAAAGACTGGCTAAGATTAGTATTCCTGTGCCACCCGCGTATAACACGCCCAGGCATCGAGCTGTAGATTTTTTGCCAAGCTCAGCTTCCTTGGTATTCCATCCT GTTGAAATGGTGGTGGCGGCCGGCGGATTCGACACGTCTGGCACGGTCAAGCTGTACAGATGCCCAGCACCGGATCTTCCTCTTGGGGGCAACTGGGACCAGTCGAATGGCGTAGTGAATGGGTATCTTTATTAG